The DNA segment TCACAGGGACAGTGAAGGCACAAAGGGAGCCAGCAGCAATGGCAGGAGAGGGaagctgatgccaaccttatgaagtttaaccatgccaagtgcaaggtcctacacctgggtcagagcaatcccaggtgcagctacaggttgggcaaaaaggaaattcatggtagtcctgcggagaaggacttgggggtgttggtcaatgagaaaatgaacatgagccggctgcagtgtgcatctgcagcccagaaagccaactgtatcctgggctgcatcaagaggagcatgaccagcaggtcgaaggaggtgatcctgcccctctactctgctcttgtgagacctcacttggagtattgtgtgcagttctggtgccctcaacataaaaaggacatggtactgttagaacaagtccagaggaggccacaaggatgatcaggggactggagcacctcccgtatgaagacaggctgagaaagttggggctgttcagcctggagaagagaaggctgcgtggagacctcatagcagccttccagtatctgaagggggcctacagggatgctggggagggactcttcattagggactgtagtgataggacaaggggtaatgggttgaaacttaaacagcagaggtttagacttgatataaggaagaaattctttagtgttagggtggtgaggtactggaatgggttgcccagggaggtagtgaatgctccatccctggcagtgttcaaggccaggttggatgaagccttgggtgatatggtttagtgtgaggtgtccctgcccatggcaggggggggtggaactggatgatcttgaggtcctttccaacccaaaccattctatgattctgtgaaaccagcccagcagctccatggagcAATGAGGGCAGTAAGGAGGTGCAGGGGAACATGGCCTCAGGgtgcctgtggggctggggtgcagGTATCACAAGGTAGAAGAAGGAACCCAAAACTCTGTGAACACCTCATTTTTTATTGTCCAGCTCTTACCAAGGACAATGATGCACAGGATGTGTAGGACCCACAGCCCAgttcttttactgttttaacCTGTTTCTGACCTGCCCTGCGCATCCTGCTCCTGGCAACGTCCActtgagagcagccctgagaaggacttggggtgttgggtgaggagaagctccccatgacccagcttcagtgagcgcttgagcccagaacccctcCATGcgctgggctgcacccccagagcgtgagcagcagctcagggaggggatcctgcccctctgctgtgctccgAGGTGGAGGGGTTGGGTGCTTCTGAGCCCTCCCCTGCTGTCCATTAACACATCCTCTACCCCTGACCCCACTCCCAGGACAGCCCAGCACTGTCTCACTGCAGGAGCGTCCCCTCCTGCGGCCCCAGGTCAGTGCCAGCCCCATCCTGCCGCTGCCTTAAGTGAAATACCGGGACCTGCACGTCCTGTCCTCCGCAGCGCGCGTGGCCACGGGcacctcctcatcctcctcgtCCAGCTGCAGGCTGCCCGAGCTCAGCCTCACGCGGGCCATGGGTGCCCGCAGCACGCGGCCGTACAGGGAGCAGTGCTCGGAGGGCAGCAGGTCGGGGTCGGAGTCGCTGGACTCGGTGCTGCTGCCCAGGTACCGCTCCGTGGAGCGCCTCGGCCCCGGCCCCCGCGGCGCAGGCACGGCCCAAAAGGCTCCccctttcctgctgctcagcGCAGGGCACGGCCCCAGCGGCCGGAACTCGGAGCCGAAGGGGAAGCGGATGGTTTTCATGTCCGACTGGCTCCAGGAGCGCTTGGGGGGCTGCTCCTGGAGGCCGTAATCGAAGGAGTGagccagagacctgctctgccCTGTTCTCCCCATGCACGCAGCCTCCCGGTGCAGCTCCCTGCCCCGGGGTCCGATGGGGCTTTGCCTGGGCGGCTTTGCTGCGTCCTCAGTGGGTGCCAGCGAATGccatgggggctgtggggccaCGTCCATGTAGAAGAGGACctgcggggccggggcggcGATGGGCGGTGGACACGGCACATCCAGGTACACCAGCGGCCGGGAGCTCATCTCCCGCATGTTCCCCACTGAGGTGCTTTTGTTGTTCCCAGCCAGCTGCTGGTGGGGCCGAAAGGACGTCAGGGGGGTCCTGGCACCGAAGGGGTCGGGGGGCTCCCATGCCcgctccagctccagctctgcgtAGAGCAGGGGGAAGGCGGACGAGCTCTTGGAGTGGGGCAGGAAGGATGCGGACGCCTCGGGCTTGGAGCGCTCCAGCTCGGCGGCAAACGTCACCTCCACGGCGGAGCTGCGGCGCTGGGTGTCCAGCGTGGGCTCGGAGGCGTGCGCCCCATTGGCGTGGTAGGAACCACGGCTGCCATAGGCCAGGCGCAGCTCCTCCACCTGAGCAGGGGCACAGCAGTGGGGCAGAGCGGGGCTGGCAGCGAGGCACAGAGCTTCCAGGGGAGCTCTGCAGTGCCAAGACCCCCGGGGCATGGCTCTGCCCACCGCTGTGGGCACGTACCTGCTTGGAGACGTCGGTCAGGAGGTCCGGGGAGGAGCGGCACTGCCTCTCGTCGTAGCGGGATGCGTAGTGCTTCCTGCAAGACCCAGAGCATGGGGGGTGCGTGGCCACGAGGGTCCCGTCCCCCCCAAACACCACCCAAGCGCTGCCTCTCTCCATGCCCCACGGTACCTCTCGAAGGGCAGGCTCTTCTTTGCCTTCCTCCCGTGCTCCAGGAGCTGCCGCTGTGTCCTCCCGCTGCAGCATCGAGAGGTTTGAGCAGCACCATCAGCCCCAGACCCGGCTTCGCCCACTTCCAGCCAGCCAGGGCTGACACAAAGGGGAGGCTCAGGGTTATGCGCCGGTTGTTCACTTGGGGCTTTACCTGTAGCGGAAGCTGGAGCCCTTGCTGCACAGAAGGGCTTTGGGCTTTGACTTGGGCTCCTCGGACAGCCTGAAGAAGGCATGGTACTCCACACAGGTCTTCCAGAATGCCTTGCAGGCATCGCGGCTCGCCATCGTGAACTCCAGCGTGTCCTTGCACAGCGCCTGTGTCGACAGGGACAGCACAACCCACGTCAGGGCAAGGGGTTGGGCTCTGCTCTTTGTCCTCCTGACCCAGCAAGGATCCCCGTGGCTCCAGGCAGTGCAGTGTCACCCCATGGGGACAGGGGAGCAGCACCCacaagcagcagggatggaggttATTCACAACTGGGGCTGCTGCTCCGAGCCTGGTACTCACTGCGATGTTGGCGTGGAGCTTGATCAGAAAGTGCTTCCTCTTGAAGCTCAGCTTGCGGATTTTGGACCAGTTGAAGGTGTTGATCTTCGTGTTGCCCTGCAAGGACACACACAGCAGGTACAGATGGGGCAAGCTGGGAATACACAGTATGATGGGCCAAGTCCTGAGCTTGCAGGACACTGCATGAGATTGatgcagctcagtgctgctggggtCTGGATGCTGGGATCTGACCCTCCTCTCCATCAGTTAGTCCTAAATGTAGAACTTGAGGTTCACGGCTTAACAATGCCTCCTAAAGCTGTTTGTAAGACTCCAGGGTCCCAAAAAAAGCCTCATGGAGATCAAGGCAGAGTCCTACCTGTCCCAGCTTGAACACCACATGGGTTAATAGAGAACCAGCCCTCCAAGAGGGCTAAGACCCTCCTTTCCTTTGCTGGGAAGTGCAGCAGAGCTCAGTTCACTCCCATGCCTTTAGACCCAGCTTAAGCAGGCTGCAGGCATCTCTTACCCCTCTCATCACACATCAGTccaggcacagctgcacagcGCTGGTGTCACAGCAGGACCACCTAAACCTGCATTACCTTGTGCTGAGGCACTGAGACCCTCAGCTGTCTGGGAGAGCCCAGAACTGAAGGGGCTCATGGATGTTCTGATTATGATCGATTCTGGCTCTGGCAGCACTAATCATGGCACTgagctctgggtgctgctggggatgggggcacTGAGCCCCACAACCATGCCCCAGAGCATCACCTCCACACACAAGGACCGGTGGGGTATGCTCTGCTTTGTaggatttgggggggggtcGGAGCATGCAGAGGGAAAAggttcctcccccccccccccaactggAGGGGATGTCCTTGGGGAGAAGCTGGGTGCTGGAAGCCCATCTGAGCCCCAGGCTCACCCGCAGGACCAGCACCCCCATGTGTGTCACAGCCAGGTTGATCTGCAGCCCCTCGCCATCGCTGGCAGGGTGCGGACGGATCCCGTACATCTCCAGCTTCCTGGCCACGTCCAGCAGCTGAGCATCCGACTCTGCCGGTGTCTTCCCGCTGCCAGGAAGCAACaagaaaaggcagctgctgAAAACGGG comes from the Melopsittacus undulatus isolate bMelUnd1 chromosome 6, bMelUnd1.mat.Z, whole genome shotgun sequence genome and includes:
- the FRMD7 gene encoding FERM domain-containing protein 7, whose translation is MQLRGTLCVQEESGLPARRTAHIAGTAARTATASRMLHLKVQFLDDSQKIFVVDQKSCGKGLFNLTCSHLNLTEKEYFGLEFRSQAGNQVWLEALKPITKQVKNPKEVLFKFMVKFFPVDPGHLREELTRYLFTLQIKKDLAQGRLPCSDKSAALLVSHLLQSELGDFHEETDQEHLASHRYLPNQEYLDHKIMHYHRRHSGKTPAESDAQLLDVARKLEMYGIRPHPASDGEGLQINLAVTHMGVLVLRGNTKINTFNWSKIRKLSFKRKHFLIKLHANIAALCKDTLEFTMASRDACKAFWKTCVEYHAFFRLSEEPKSKPKALLCSKGSSFRYSGRTQRQLLEHGRKAKKSLPFERKHYASRYDERQCRSSPDLLTDVSKQVEELRLAYGSRGSYHANGAHASEPTLDTQRRSSAVEVTFAAELERSKPEASASFLPHSKSSSAFPLLYAELELERAWEPPDPFGARTPLTSFRPHQQLAGNNKSTSVGNMREMSSRPLVYLDVPCPPPIAAPAPQVLFYMDVAPQPPWHSLAPTEDAAKPPRQSPIGPRGRELHREAACMGRTGQSRSLAHSFDYGLQEQPPKRSWSQSDMKTIRFPFGSEFRPLGPCPALSSRKGGAFWAVPAPRGPGPRRSTERYLGSSTESSDSDPDLLPSEHCSLYGRVLRAPMARVRLSSGSLQLDEEDEEVPVATRAAEDRTCRSRYFT